A window of Glycine soja cultivar W05 chromosome 2, ASM419377v2, whole genome shotgun sequence genomic DNA:
TCTACTTTCATGGGAAATGAGTGATATTTTATGAGTTTAGATCTACTGGTTTTCTTAAGATAATCAATGCGGTTTATGTTCTCTTTTCTTAAGATATCTTGGAGTTGACTTAGAGGGAGTTTGGTTATTCAGTGGCTCTTGGTTTATAATTCATTTAGCCTTCTAGGAGACACAACGCAAGTTAATAAGGGTGTGCTGGAAAAATAAAGGGGTTTTCGAGGTAGATACAAATGGGTGAGTGGGTATGGGAGACAAGTCGTAGATATGATGATACATGGGGTGCAAGGAATGTAGTGGAATGAAATGAgtgtattggttttttttttatgggaaaATGAATGTATTGGTTGTATATGCACcatagtttttttatatcaatgcGTGGGGTATATAAAGACGCAGAATGCAAGAAAGGTGTGATACAGAGAAGTGAGGAAAAGGTTGGTGCTTTCTAGGAAAAGGTTGAAGTCGCATGAACGAGGAACTGTAAAATGTTGGATTCAAGCATAATACAAGGGTTAGTCGTGGAGTTTTTTTTGATCAtgcagaaaaactaaaacaacagACGGAACTAAGGCCTAACATGGAGAGTGTTACAGATTAAGAGAAAGAGGGCACTGCTCCATGATATTTAACTTAACAAGATCAGACGAGCCTAATTTAGCTAGCTGATCTGCACAGCCTAATTTCAATCCGGATTTCAGATCATGATAGATTGCCATGTATAAGAGTCCCCCGGTTCCGGTTCCAAGCATATCAAGAACAAAGGAGTCAACCTTAGAACTCCCTTACAAACAAAAGTTGACTTGgtggtaaaaagaaaaaaaaaagaaatagatccTGATTCTTTCtgttagtaaaaataataataattaataactaacatttattgattaaaaaaaacaggaTTAACAGAATTGTAAAGCAAtagaaaatttgtatttttttttttgtgattatcatgttattgatataaaatatctatcaaatttattgatgatttatttttatcgaGGAGCCTAATCAGTtttattgagattttttttttaatcatatttttttcttctgtaaGATTCAAGTATGAGACCTAACTTTAGGAGATTAAGTCTAACATCATTACTTGGATatcatttttaagaattaatcaATAGGAAAATTTATGTACAGAATCATACATACTTTTATGTAatgaagattaaaattaataattgatactAATTACTAATATAAAGTTCCaaatttaattgtaaaataatacttaaaaatCATGCCTAAAAATTATCCTTAATCATTGGGACAGCTCATTGGGCTTGCGACCACGTTATTCAGTTTGGTTTTGGTTTATCTTTCGCTCAACTACTAGGAGAGGAACGATTCTTCGGCTATGCCTTCCATACCGTGTGAAGGAACAAATTTAGTGGGGGTTTCATTCCACATTTTGTAATTCAAGTAATTCTAAAATTTCCTACTTCTAATTAATTCACTCATTGAAACGGAAACACCTTGAGTGTCATTTTTATTAGTGGTTTGACTAGGGAGGAGAATATTAGGCCAACCTAAAGCTCAACGCAAAATGAAGCAAACAGAAGTCTTTTTGTTAATAATGTTTACTTAATCATGGATGACATCTACATATTTTAGGTCCAACTGAGCATAAATCTTAGTTCGAATTCGCTTACCAAGatggacaaaaataaaaaagaaaagaatttgtTCAAAAAGAATTGGACaaaaaccatttttattttcttgaacaGATGTCAAGTGGATTCATGAGCTAATTCACCttatttgaatgaaaaataaaatacagtaTAATAGACAGCCAACAAACAGCTGTAGTAGAGAATAGAGATTGCAATACAAGTATACAACCTACATCCATTCGTGCAATGGTTAACAAATGGTGTTTGTGTGATTTTCAACATGTTAGCTGCAGCTTAGTTGTTATTAATCTGGCATTTGTTATGTGTTACTTAGCTCTTATGTGCTCATCTCTCctttacaaatattattttttaccctaGGAATTGAAAACGTACagtattaaaaagttaacaCTAATTAACTCATATAATAATTTGCTCaatgatcaattaaattaaacacaCTTAATTCTACTTCACAAATATAATTGTGCGTCATATGCATTTAATATATCATCCAACAAATACCAATGGCATTCTATATGGTTGCTTGGCACATCAAGTTGCTTCTCTTATCAATCTCCTCCGAATTGAAATAACAGTCATACTTAAACTATAGCtagatattttataataatagttatttatttaacaatgatATTATGAAGCAGGTAATCAGATAAAGACACCAAAATAAACAAGATCGCATAGCTCTTCAAAGTGATGTCAtcttaatcaatatttatttgatttttaatttttaataggcCAGCTATATAGAACCGGTGAGTCGTTGCATCATGCAAGGTCTGTTATGTAATATGCACCTCATGGAATCAGCTCAGCCGACATAAAAGAAGATATTGACCCtgtaaagaaaacaacaaaatttatactttagacatatatatataatgaattataaacaaaacaaaacttaaATGCAATTTTATAGAGACtgttctttaattaaattaaaatttcacttcaATAACTTgggtaataaatattttattaaaaataatataaattattaaaaaaactctaataattatttgaaaaccaCACTCAACATTTTTCTTATACATTCTGGTATATTTATTCCAATCTCATCGCTTGGTTGATATTAATGAATTCCAACACTTATAACATTTAtagaaaattacaaattatctaaattttatccttataaagaaagattgaaaaaaaaaaaacgagtgAGGCAAAACGAAGGAGAAATGAAGAGGATATTGCATATTTGCATGTTAGTGGCCAGTGGGACCCGTCTCTCCCTTCTACAATGACAACTTTCTagataactttattttaattttgttttcttcaagctgtgtttgaactttgaaacaAGGACTAAATTAACAGAGAAAGATATAATAGgaataatatagataaaaataaaataaaaattactgtgTAAACGAATAGAAAATTattgttcataaaaaaatgaaaagaaaatcatttaatttttaaacgcTTAAGAATAATTCAGCCACCTCCCCTCTCATTTCACGCATGTTGggtgattttgttttatttaaactcTGCGTCCTAGCACCAAAATTTATTTTCCTCTGTATATTCACTcatctaaataataattaataaaaaccaAAATACTATATCCTTATTTATTATCCTCTTTTTGACACAACCACACAGTATAACTGTTGTCATGGTTGtcggaagaagaaaaatatatattttccaatttccacccctcaaatgaatttttcaacttGTCCTTCCCTTTTACTTTTCTAGGAAGTCGCATTAAGCAATTTGTTTGACCATGTTCTGAGGAACCGTTCCTTCATTGCCACATCTAACTGTTCTACTTTGTTTCACGTTGTACAGATTGAACTTTCCAGAGTTTAGATTCGTTAgttgttttgtgagttttgCAGAGAATATAACTCTTCCTTCGATTCAACgctttcttcctcttttgtcaCCTTACAGGTACCTTTCTACATGAACTTAACTCCTCGCACCTTCAAAGTttcatgtttttgttctttttttttttactcttttcctTGAGATGAATTAGTTGGTATTATcagaactatatttttttttctagtttgtgaattttaattaattaaagtgtaTAATGATCTCTTTACTGGGTCATCATCGCATATATAAAtctgacttttttttctttgttcttaTGGATTCACATGAAATTTGGTGTGGATTTGAGAATCTAGCACAATTGTTCTGTTCTTATCCTCgctgattttgtttttatcattgACTATAAGGTTCTGATTTTGATTGAGAAGGCTCAGGCTTCATATCAGAATGGTTTCCGTTGATAATGGTAAAGATGAAATTGAAGAATCTAATGGAAGTAAAGTAAATGAGTTTGCTTCCATAGATATTTCAACTTCTCGAAGAACAATGGTGGGCAATGAAAATCCTCAAAGAAAGTTCCAGGGCACCTTGAGTTCTATTCCCAATAGGATCAACTTCTTCAAATTTGGTTCTGCATCTGCCAAATTCAGGAGGCTTGCTACTGAGAAGGACCAGATTTCGCAAGGCGTGCCTTCCCCGGGTTCTATTGGGTTAAGAGAGCGCTTCAGTGGCATGTTTGCTAAGAAACTTGACTGGGTTTCACTCAAGAAGATGTGTTTAGAATGGTTTAGGGACCCAATGAACATAGCCCTTTTTGTGTGGATCTTGTGTGTTGCTATTTCAGGTGCAATTCTGTTCCTTGTCATGACTGGTATGTTGAATGCTGTGCTGCCAAGGAAGTCACAGAGAAACGCGTGGTTTGAAGTGAACAATCAAATACTCAATGCACTGTTTACCCTCATGTGTTTGTACCAGCATCCAAAGAGGATCTACCACCTTGTCCTTCTGTGCAGGTGGAGTCCACAAGATATCTCAAGGCTTAGAAAGGTGTATTGCAAGAATGGGACTTATAAGCCCCATGAGTGGGCACACATGATGGTAATGGTCATTCTCCTTAATGTGAACTGTTTTGCTCAATATGCACTTTGTGGTCTAAACTTGGGGTATAAAAGATCTGACCGTCCGGCCATTGGAGTTGGAATATGCATATCTTTTGCTATTGGTGCGCCTGCAGTTGCTGGTCTGTATTCCATTCTTAGCCCTCTAGGTAAAGATTATCATTCTGAGATGGATGAAGAAGCACAGATTCAAGAATCTGTTGCTCAGAAGCAAGAGCCACTGAGAGTGAAATCATTTCAGAAGAAATATTCATTTGCCTCCAAACAGCAGCGAAGGGTTATCGAAACTAGACCACAGTGGAGTGGAGGAATACTTGACATATGGAATGATATTTCTCAAGCATACCTATCACTTTTCTGTACTTTTTGTGTGTTTGGTTGGAACATGGAGAGACTTGGCTTTGGAAACATGTATGTTCACATTGCTACTTTTATGCTATTTTGTATGGCTCCCTTTTGGATTTTTATCTTGGCTGCTGTGAATATTGAGGATGAAACTGTTAGGCAGGCTCTAGTAGCAACCGGGATCATTCTGTGTCTTTTTGGTTTACTGTATGGTGGTTTTTGGAGGATCCAAATGAGAAAAAGGTTCAATTTGCCTACTTATAACTTCTGTTTTGGCAAGCCTTCAGCTTCTGATTGCACACTTTGGCTATGCTGTTGCTGGTGCTCTCTTGCTCAAGAAGTGCGAACGGGGAATAGCTATGATATTATAGAAGATAAATTATGCAGGAAAGAAGTTTATTCTAGTGACCAACAGCTAATGTCACCTTTGCCTCGTGAAGATGTGGCATCAAGCAAATCTGGCACAAGTTCTCCTTTGGGTAACAACTCTTCCCCTTCTATGATCAAGCCATCTAGTCCTCTAAATTCAAGCGGTTTTGTTAAGGGGTATTATAGTCCAGAGAGGTCACTATCTACTGTAAAAGAAGAGGTTCCTGAAAGAAGTAAAGATGGAACAATGAACCCACCAACTCCTCCATCAATACAAAGAGAATCTCCTTAGTccataaaggtaaaaaaaagacAGGGATGTCTTCTGCTCCCTAATAAACATGGCATTGTATGGGATGATGGTCCATCAAATTTTGTGCTCAGTGTATCCTAAGCCATGGTTCTGTTCTCTCAGCTCTCTTTTAATAATGTATGTCAACCTTGAATTTTATCTTAGGAAGTACATTTTAGATGTCGATTGAGCCACATTTGTGTACTTGATTGGGTAGATGTCTGTGTGAAGCCAAagtcctttctttcttttttgtggttttcTTTACAATTTTCCTCCAATGTGAATTGATTTAAATGACAGAGGGCATGGTTGTAGAGAGCATTGTACATTCTTAAATCTTAACGTGTGTTCCTTCTTGTGAGAGTAAAATAAATGATTGTGTACACACAACCAGGTTTGTTTTCCAACTTGTATTTTGGAAAACGACTTATTCACAGCTGTTTCCCTGCTGATCTCAAGGCATTGATGAAATGCTTATACAGCTTTCCTTGTTCAATCCAAGATACAAGGCGCACGTTTGTATTGGTGTGTTGCTGTTGTGTTCTCATTTtgttatagattaaaaaaaataaaggttaaattgttattttgtcTCCCTAGTTTTTCAAATTCACAATTTTGGTCcctttgatttttaattgtaatatttggTTTCCCTAATTTTACATCACGATTTTTGTCCCCTTGtagattattaactaataattgtgattattaaaaatattaaattaattataaattaaataaaaattactaatcattaaaaaaatttaatgctaTTAATCTTAATGTAGTGTTGTTGCATATTGTTGTCAAAAATTAAGattattaatagttttttattaatttttttaataattaatggttttaattaatttaataactcaattaattgaaattatttgttaatagtcTATTAGGAGGATCAAAATTacctatttataaaatttgggaATCAAATGTTACAATTAAATTTAGCTCATGTATAACACCTAATAaagatttgtttttatataattgtgattttaaatataattcataataaatatgtttttttatcatgatattaatacaaaatatttattatttaagacATTGACTAATGTTCCTTAAAGATGGTGAACACACACAAGGGTGTGGTGTTGGTTTATAAATTACTAATACattataactaaaattcatagtaaatatttttgtaaatatacaGTTTTTTGTTAGACTTTATAGGATGGACAAATAGTTGAACAAGGTCATCGTTACAGGCAATGACACAATGGAAGAAGTTATTAGAGTTATTTGAATTTCAGAAGATTAATAAGAATGCACCCCCCTTGAGAAAATGCTCAGCTCTACCCCAACCCAATTGCTAAATTCACAATTCCAGTTAGCACAAAGCATTCATATTTTCTTTGCCCCAAGAAACATACAAATTAAGGATTTATGGTATCAACATTAAGTTAAATTCTATTATCTAT
This region includes:
- the LOC114399481 gene encoding uncharacterized protein LOC114399481; the encoded protein is MVSVDNGKDEIEESNGSKVNEFASIDISTSRRTMVGNENPQRKFQGTLSSIPNRINFFKFGSASAKFRRLATEKDQISQGVPSPGSIGLRERFSGMFAKKLDWVSLKKMCLEWFRDPMNIALFVWILCVAISGAILFLVMTGMLNAVLPRKSQRNAWFEVNNQILNALFTLMCLYQHPKRIYHLVLLCRWSPQDISRLRKVYCKNGTYKPHEWAHMMVMVILLNVNCFAQYALCGLNLGYKRSDRPAIGVGICISFAIGAPAVAGLYSILSPLGKDYHSEMDEEAQIQESVAQKQEPLRVKSFQKKYSFASKQQRRVIETRPQWSGGILDIWNDISQAYLSLFCTFCVFGWNMERLGFGNMYVHIATFMLFCMAPFWIFILAAVNIEDETVRQALVATGIILCLFGLLYGGFWRIQMRKRFNLPTYNFCFGKPSASDCTLWLCCCWCSLAQEVRTGNSYDIIEDKLCRKEVYSSDQQLMSPLPREDVASSKSGTSSPLGNNSSPSMIKPSSPLNSSGFVKGYYSPERSLSTVKEEVPERSKDGTMNPPTPPSIQRESP